GGCAATGGTCTGCTTCCTATTTTGAAGACTATTGGTCTATCACGCAGTAAGTTCTACTTAGGCAGACTTTCTAGAGTTGACTTGCCCTTTAATCACGGCTTTCACATTACCTTTTAAATAATTAAAAAATACTTTGAGCGGCGACAGTTTCGGATTTGGTTGTTTACCTTCTGCGATATCCTTAAATTGCGCGGCATACCAGATCACTTCCATAATCGCCATTTTATCAATCATCGAAATACCCGTTTTAATCTTATCGACTGCATAACGCACATCTTGCCCTGCAATTAAACGGTTGGTCACATCGGGTTCTACCGCAAACGGGCGTGCCATTCCAATAAAATCACACGCACCACTTTCTAAGGCTGCATTCATACCAGCCACAGTGCGAAAACCACCTGTCACCATCAACTTACACTGGACATGTTCACGAATTTTTTCAGCAAATTCTAAAAAGTAAGCCTCACGTGCAATGGTCGACGCTTTACGTTTTTCTTGCTTCACCCCTGCCATCGCAGGTGCTTCATAGCTACCACCTGAAATTTCAATCAAATCAATCCCAGCCGCATCAATAGCTTTAAATGTTGCAATGACATCCTCTTCCGAGATTCCACCACGCTGAAAATCTGCTGAATTAAGTTTGACTGAAATAATAAACTGATCCGAAGTCGCTGCCCGTACCGCTTTATAAATTTCCAATAAAAAACGCATGCGGTTTTCAGCAGAACCACCCCATTGATCTTGGCGTTTATTGGTCAATGGCGATAAAAACTGGCTGATCAGATAACCATGTGCACCATGTAATTGCACGCCTTCAAAGCCTGCTTTTTCACAGATTGCAGCTGAACTTGCAAAGCGCTGGATAATATCGAGGATTTCATCTTCACGAAGCGCTCGCGGCGTTCCAAAGCTCATTGCTAAAGCTGGACTAAACGGAACTGCTGAAGGTGCAACCGTCTCCTTATTTAAACCCTTTGGACACTGACGCCCCGGATGTGACAACTGCACCAATTGCACCATGCCATGTTTTTTACCAATCGCAGCCCATTTTTTTAATGATTCTAAGTCACGTTCGGTTTCAATCACCACCACACCCGGCTCATTTTTAGCGCGGAAGTCCACCATCACATTACCTGTAATAGCACAGCCTAGACCACCCTTTGCCCAAGCCTCATACAAGCCCAAGTGCAAATGATTCGGCTGGCCAGCATGATTAGCCAGTGCTTCACTCATCGCCCCTTTAATCATCTTATTTTTAAAATGGACCTGCCCAATGTCGATTGCGCTTGCAAGCTGGCTCATGAAAATTCATCCTTTAATATTTTTTAGTGTTTTTACTCTATGTGTTTTTTGGCTACAGTCAAGATAATTTGACAATTCATTTTGTCAAATTCTTCAACCTTTTATTTATTGAATAATTTTACTGATACTGACTGGCTTGAATCAGTCGGCGCGTATAGTCAGACTGTGGTTGCTCAAAAAGTTGTTCAGTGGCTTGTAACTCCACTATTCTGCCATGTCGCAAGACCAAAACCTGTTGGCAAAGTGCTCGTACCACTTGTAAGTCATGACTGATAAACAAATAGCTGATGCCCTGCTCCTGTTGTAGACGGCGTAATAAAGCCAAGATAGAACGTTGCGTACTTCGGTCTAAAGCCGAGGTTGGCTCATCTAAAATCAATAGTTTTGGTTCAAGTACCAAGGCTCTCGCCAAAGCCACACGCTGCCTCTGTCCGCCAGATAGCTCATGTGGATAATAGCTTTTAAATGTGACTGGTAACTCCACCTGGGATAAGACATTCTCAACACGCTGTGTCCTCTCGAACAAGGACAAAGGTTTTAAGGTCAGACCTTCCATGATAATTTGCTCAACACTCACGCGTGGATTCAAACTTGCAAACGGGTCTTGAAATACGATTTGAAAATCACCGCGAAGCGGACGTAATGCTTTTTGCGAAAGTTGGTTTAAATCATGTTCTCCAAACTGGATCTGCCCACGACTTTCAATCAACCTTGCTACAGCCAGTGCCAAAGAACTTTTGCCTGCACCACTCTCCCCCACTACGCCCAAAGAATGCCCTCGAGCCAAGCTTAAGTCTAAAGCTTCAATCGCAGCAAGATACTGCGTCGCTCGATTCAACCAGCCTTTTTTAATCGGAAATTTGACCTCAAGTTGTTTTAAGCTGAGTAAAGGTGCAGCATTTTGTACGTGAATGGCTTGACCAAAAGAATGATTGATTAAGTTTTGAATATAAGCAGACTGCGATTTCTCAAAAATCTGCATAACCGCCCCTTGCTCTACGACCTTGCCCTGATGGATGACCACAACGTCATCAGCATAATGTTTCACCAAGTTGAGGTCATGGCTAATCAAAATCATGGCCATCTTATGACGCTGTTGTAAAGACTTGAGCAAGTCTAAAATTTGAACTTGTAGCATGACATCTAGTGCTGTAGTGGGTTCATCAGCAATCAAAATATCAGGCTCTTGCACCAGTGCCATTGCAATCATGACCCGTTGTCGCTGTCCACCAGACAGTTCATAAGGAAAACGTTGCAACACACTTTCAGGATTTGCAATACCCACATCCTCTAGCAATGCAATTACACGCTGCCGAGCTTGCGTTTTCGACCAGCCCTGTAACCATAGTGTCTCAGCAACGATCTTTTCCACCCGATGTAAAGAATTCAAGGCGGTCATCGGCTCTTGAAAAACCATCGCGATTTTTTGCCCACGAATCGACCTAAATTGTGCATCTTTCAGCGCTAAGAGATTTTTTCCATCTAACAGTACTGAGCCTTGCACTTGCAATGTTTTCGGCAATAAACCCATCAAGGCTAAAGCGCTGATTGATTTTCCTGAACCGCTCTCTCCAACCAGCGCTAAAGTCTGCCCAGCACGCAGTTCAAAACTGAGCTGATCGACTAACACCCTTTCTGCACTTTGAATGCTCAGTGCATTCACTTCAAGTATGGAGGCTGTTCTATTGGCGTCTAGGGTCAAATGCATCGCGCAAAGCCTCCCCGATATACATCAGCAACGCAAGCACAATGGCCAAGCTGAAAAAGCCAGACAGTGCTAACCACGGCGCATTTAAATTATTCTTCCCTTGTAACAAAAGCTCGCCCAGTGATGCTGCATCAGGCGGTAGGCCATAACCCAAGAAATCCAGTGCTGTTAGCGCAGTAATATTGGCTGTTAGGATAAAGGGCAGTTGTGACAAGCTAGAGCTGATGGCATTGGGTAAAATATGCCGAAAGATAATAGCTCGGTTGGTGACACCTAAACTTCGCGCCGCGCGCACGTAGTCCAACTGGCGCGCTCTTAAAAACTCAGCACGTACCAGTGGAACCAAAATCGTCCAACTGAATAACAGCATGATGAAAAACAGCCAGTAGATATTGGGGCTGAACATACTGACTAGAATCATCACCATGAACAGCATGGGTAAGCCACCCCAGACTTCTAAAATGCGCTGCCCAATTAAATCCACCCAACCACCGTAATAACCTTGTATTGCCCCAATCACAATGCCCAATACAGCTGAACTGAAAGTCAAAATAAAACCGAACAGCAATGAGACACGTAAACCATACAATACACGCGTCAGAACATCACGACCTTGGTCATCTGTCCCGAGCCAATTTTGCATCGTGGGTGGTGATGGTACTGGGACAGTTAAATCCACATTGGGAGTTTGATATGAATATTGAATCAACGGCCACATGGCCCAACCTTTTGCTTGAATCAGCTGTTGTACCACTGGATCTTTATATTCAGTTTCAGTCTCAAAAACACCGCCAAAAGTCGTTTCAGGATAGTGTTTCAATACAGGGAAATACAAAGCATGATCATACTTCACCAACAACGGTTTATCATTCGCGATCAGCTCTGCAGCTAAAGAAAGGACAAAAACACAGATAAATAAAATACAACAACTGAGCCCGAGCTTATTTTGCTTAAATCGTTTGAAACCTGCCTGTAAAATGGGTGACATCAGCCTCTCCCTTGCGAATCAAAATGTATTCGCGGATCAATCAACTGATACAACACATCGCCAATCAGACGCAGCAGCAAGCCCAACAAAGTAAAAATGAACAAGGTGCCAAAGATCACAGGATAGTCGCGTTGCAGAATCGCCTCAAAGCCCAATAAACCTAAACCATCCAGATTAAAAATGATCTCGATAAATAAATTACCTACAAAAAAGTAAGCGATTAAAGCTTCAGGTAAACCTGCTACCACAATCAGTATTGCATTGCGAAACACATGACCATACAACACTTGAGACTCGGTCAGACCTTTAGAACGCGCCGTCAGCACGTAGGGCTTGCTGAGCTCTTCCATAAACGAATACTTGGTGAGATAAGTCACCGTGGCAAAACCACCAATCACCATGGCTAATAGCGGTAAAGCCATGTGCCAAAAATAATCTTTAATTTTGCCCCATAGCGACAAGTCCGCAAAATTTTCCGAAACCAAACCTTGTAAGGGGAACCATTGAAAATAAGAACCGCCTGCAAAAAATACAATCAGAAGAATTGCAAAAATAAATGCAGGAACCGCATAAGCCACGGCCAGCAGTAGAGATGTAGACTGGTCAAACACCGTGCCGTGCAATCGGGCTTTTTTGATGCCCAAAGGAATCGAAATCAGATAAATTAGCAAAGCACTCCACAGCCCCAAAGACATGGATACAGGTAATTTATCCTTAATCAGTGCTGTAACGGGCTGGTCTTTAAAAAAGCTGGTGCCGAAGTCCAGTTGCGCATAATTTTTCACCATTTCAAAAAAGCGTACATGCATGGGCTGATCAAAACCATAATGTGCTTTGATCTTTGCGAGCATTTCATCACTAAGTCCTTGTGCGCCTTGATAGACATTTGAACCTGCACCGCCCAGATTACCCAAAGTTTGCATGACTTCCGCTTGCTGAATAGCTTGCTCAACAGGCCCTCCAGGCGCAATTTGGATCACAGCAAAATTGATTAGCAAAATCAGAAATAAGGTTGGAACAATCAGCAACAGCCTTTTGAATATATACATACGCATCTCAAAAACCCCTATGCCAGCTTATGGCTTGGCTGCCCGACCTAAATACTCGCCCACCTTTTTCGCCTGTTTGGCATCACTCCACCAATAATCCAACCCGACATTCAACTGCGGACTCCGTGCCGGTTTTTGATACATATTCCAATAGGCATACCATTGATCAGCTTTACCATAAGTTGGTATTTGATAATAACCCGCACGCAGCAAGCGATCTAAAATACGCGTTTGTACCACCACTTGCTTACGATCAGGCGCTTGAATCAACTGTTGAATCATCTGATCAATTACCGGATTTTGAATACCCGAATAATTATAATTTCCCACCTGATGGGCTGAAGTACTGCCCCACAGCTGTACCTGTTCTTTGCCCGGTGTTAAAGACTGTGGCATCGTTTGTAGGGTCATATCAAAATCTTGAGTCCGCATACGCTCATAATACTGCGGTGTATCCACCTGTCGAATGTTCAGCTGTATTCCTAGTCGCTTTAGATGGCGAACAAAAGGCGTAATTTCACGCACAGCATCACTCGGCTGAATTAGAAACTCAAACTGGATCGGCTTATTTTTCCGATCCAACAATTGCCCTTTGGCATTATATCTATAGCCATTTTTTAATAAAATCTGTCGTGCGATAAGCAAATTATTTCGATTATAGCCCGATCCATCGGAAGCTGAATAATGCCAATTTTTTAAAACGCCTTCTCGCTGCACAGGATGCAATTTCGCCAAATAAGGTTTTAAGATTTTGATTTCAACAGCCGAAGGCAAACCCTTCGCCTCTAGTTCGCTATTAGAAAAATAACTTTGCAGGCGCTGATATTGCCCATAAAACATCGCTTTGTTTTGCCACTCAAAGTCATAGGCATAGGTTAAAGCTTGGCGAAAATAAATATCTTGAAAAGGCTGACGGCGGGTATTAAACACAAAACTTTGCGTTGGAATCGGATTGAAATGTTTAAAGCGATATTTTTTAACGAGACCTTGTTTTACTGCAGGAAAGTTATAGGCTGTCACCCATTGTCGTGCGGATTCTTCCTCATGTAAGGTATATAAACCCGCCTTAAACGCAGTAAAGGCAATATCTTTGCTACGATAGTACACATAACTCACGCGATTAAAATTATAGCGCCCTTGGTTAACCTTTAAATCTCTCGCCCAATACTTTGGATTACGCTTATAAACAACCCGCTGCCCAGCATTGATTTTCTCTAAGAGATAAGGACCTGAGCCTAAAATCGGTTTGACTGAAGTTTGACTGAAATCTTTACCTTGCCAGTCTTTTTTGGAATAAATTGGCATTCTGGCCACAATCAAAGGCATTTCCACATTATTTCGTGTTTTAAAATGCATCTTGATGCTGTATTTAGACAACACTTCGGTCTTGGCTAAATCCGACAAATACATCTGCAAGCCAAAATTGGACTTGGTTTGAAAAAGATCAAAACTGAACTTTACATCAGCTGCAGTAACAGGACTGCCGTCACTAAACCGTGCTTTTGGGTTTAAATGAAAAATGATGGTGTTAAAATTTTTCGGGTCATAGCTGACCTTTTCTGCCAGCAATGGATACATCACCGCAGGCTCATCCAAAGAACTACTCATGAGTGAGTCAAATAAATAATTGGTTCCCTCAACTGCAGTACCACGACCATTCATGCTGTTTAGGTTATCAAAACTCCCTATCACTGCACGTGTTAATTCGCCACCCTTTGGCGCCTGCACATTGGCATAAGGCAGATGATCCAACTGGCTGTATTTCGGCGTAGCATAAGGTGCAATAAAAGGCATGGTCTGCAGTGCAGACCATGCCTTTAAAGGTATCGTTACAAGGCTGAACAGCAAGAGTATTGTTCTAACCTTCATCGGGGCTTTCTCTGAAATTGCATTTCAACTCAATACTAGTTCGGCACCTTAATTACATCGCCAATGCGCAACTGCGTATTCGGTTTAATGTCATTTAGCTCAGCCAATTGCGCCGTGTCCATACCATAACGACTTGCCAGTCCAATTAAGGTATCACCACGTTTCACTGTGTATTGGGTAATCAGTTTTGGAATTTGAATGGTCTGCCCAACTTGCAAACCAGCACGCGGACTCAGATTATTTAAACTAGCAAGCTCTGACACAGACATCCCCGCACGGTTTGCAATTGAGTTTAACGACTCACCAGACTTCACTTTATAGCTTTCAGTTGCTCGAACTGAAGTTGCTTGTGGCTTTGCTGCCACTGTTTCTGTTTTGATTGGAGCTGAATCAACATCACCTTCAATTTTCAAACGCTGACCAACACGAACATTCGCCGTACGGCTCAGGTTGTTCAACTCAGCTAAATAGTTCAGTTGCAAGTGATATTTACGCGCAATGCTATTTAGTGTTTCACCCGATTTCACCACATGGATATCGGTTGAATTATTACTTGTAGTACTTTGCTTTTCGACTGTTTTAGGTGTTTCAACAGTAGTCACTTCACCCGTTAATTTGAGCTTTTGACCTGTACGTAAGCCCGCCGTACGACTCATATTATTGAGGTCAGCAATATAATCCATACCCAAATTATATTTCGAAGCAATCGCAGTTAATGAGTCTCCAGACTGAACGGTATAAGTATCTGGCACAGTTGAACCCGTAGGGATCTTAATACTTTGACCCACTTGCAAGCCACTATTGGTTGAAAGATTATTAAGATCAGCCAACTCCGACAGGCTCATCTTTGACTGTGAGGCAATGCTATACAAAGTATCACCACGTTGTACTTTATAGCTTTCAACTTTGAACTGTGGTTCGGCTTTAACTGGAGATGCTTTGGCACTACTTGTCGTTAAGCTTTTGACATCATTGACTGGTACATTAATTTTTTGTCCCACCAATAGGTTGCTGCCAGCATTTAAACCCGGTGTTAAATCTGCCAACTCTTGATTTGACAGCGCATAACGGTCTGCAATCAGTTTCAGATATTCGCCACGTTTCACCGTATACGACTGAGTTGCTACTTTAGTTTGACTAGTGGCTTTCTCATCGCTAGTTTTTGCTCGTGATTGTGCTGTTTCTTTTAAGGAAAGCTTTTGTCCCACACGTACGCCACTGGTCACACTTAAGCCGTTATAGTCAGCCAACTGTTTTAAGCTTAAACCGAACTCATCTGCAATACCTGTTAAGGTATCATTGGCACGAACAGTATAACTCTCGGGTTTAGTCTCAGCTTTCACGGTAGAACGTACTTCTACTTTCTCAGCTTGTGGTTTTGCATCATATAAATAAATTGATGTACCGACATAAAGTGTGGCATTGGCATCCATTTGGTTCCACTTCGCCACATCACGCCAATTCACCCCATTTTTTGCCGCAATCAGCGCCAAAGTATCACCTGGTTGTACCGTATAAGTTGAACGTTTACCTTTTGGCGGGACAATCACAATTTCAGAATCAGTCTTAACAAAATTTTTGCCTTGATTACGCTTCACTTCATCTGAATCTAAACGGGTATTGTCAGCCACTGATTTTGGATAAGCAAAACCTTTGGTTAATTCTTTGCCTTGCAACTCAGCCACAGACTGACTGGTTTGAATTGCAGTCAGTTTAATTTTACCATCCAGAGGATCTACAATTTCTGTGCCTTGAGGTGCTAAAGCCTGAATTTCAGCTACCACTTCAGCTTGCTCTGCTTTCGTCGCAACTGGTTTCAGAACTTCATCGACAGTTTTGCTTTGACCTTCGGCTTGAATTGCCGCAGTTAACTGCTCACGTTCTGCCGCTGAAATGGGTGGTTCAACGGAAACGGGTTTCACGGGGGTCACTGGCGTCACCGCAACTGGAATACGTGGCGCACTTGGAATATCACTATTGGCAGCAAAAGCGGCCAGTGCACTAGACCCTTTAGGCGTTGAACCACGCGTAGGTGTTACAATAGCAGTACTGCTCGACGATGTTAGTGTAGATGAAGTGGCAGGCTTTCCTGTCGTGTTCTTTGTGGTTGTCGTCGCTAAAACAGGTGGTGTAGTTTTCGATGGTGTGATCGATTTGGTATTTAACGTCGGTGGTTCAATTTTGCTGGGTTGAATCGTTTGATTATTTTCAGGCAATTTGGTATTTGCAGATGCCCACAAGCCGCCTGAACCACCCTGTAATTTTTTCAAACGTACATCCACTGAAGGACTCAAGTCTGCAGGAATTAGAATCCGCATTGGACTTGCACCATCAATCCATTCACCGCGATGTCCCGGGTTTAACTGATACAGCTCGGCACGGCTTAAACCTGTAATCGACGCAACTTCATTTAGACTCACCGCGCCCACAGTGACTTCTCTAAAGTGCGGACGATTGGCAATCGGTGGTAAATTGATGTTATAGGCATTTGGATTTTTAATGATCTGTGCAACCGCCAAGAACCGTGGCACATAGTTCATGGTTTCTTCAGGCAGTTTTAATGACCAATAATCTGTCGGCAAACCTGCGGCTTTATTACGGTTAATTGCTTGTTGAATACGGCCCGGGCCTGCATTATAAGCTGCTAGTGCAAGTTCCCACGAACCAAACTGGTTATATAAACTTCCCAAGAACTCATACGCGGCACGCGTTGACTCAACCACATCACGTCGACCGTCATATTGGCTACTTTGTTTTAAGCCATAAATACGTCCCGTACTTGGAATAAACTGCCATAAGCCCGCAGCCGCAGCACTACTGGTTGCAGCAGGGTCATACGAACTTTCAATCACGGGCAGTAAAGCCAACTCTGTCGGTAAACCACGACGCTCAGCTTCTTTAACAGTGTGATACAAATAACGTGATGCACGCGCACTTAAACGGTCCAAATAGGGTTGGCGTGAAATGAACCACCCACGCTGTGCATCAATACGCGGATTCCAATGATCGGTGTTCATTTTAAAGCCCACGGTCATACGCTTCCAAACGTCACCGTGCTTTAACACCAATAGTCGATCCCCTTCCACCGCGCGCATGTCGGTTGCAGAAAGTAAATCTTCTAAAGAGTCTAGACTATTTGCATCTAAGTAGCTCGATCCGACTTGTTTGGATTTAGATGTTTGCGTTGCACTTTGCGTCGAGGAGCAAC
This DNA window, taken from Acinetobacter sp. WCHA55, encodes the following:
- a CDS encoding extracellular solute-binding protein gives rise to the protein MKVRTILLLFSLVTIPLKAWSALQTMPFIAPYATPKYSQLDHLPYANVQAPKGGELTRAVIGSFDNLNSMNGRGTAVEGTNYLFDSLMSSSLDEPAVMYPLLAEKVSYDPKNFNTIIFHLNPKARFSDGSPVTAADVKFSFDLFQTKSNFGLQMYLSDLAKTEVLSKYSIKMHFKTRNNVEMPLIVARMPIYSKKDWQGKDFSQTSVKPILGSGPYLLEKINAGQRVVYKRNPKYWARDLKVNQGRYNFNRVSYVYYRSKDIAFTAFKAGLYTLHEEESARQWVTAYNFPAVKQGLVKKYRFKHFNPIPTQSFVFNTRRQPFQDIYFRQALTYAYDFEWQNKAMFYGQYQRLQSYFSNSELEAKGLPSAVEIKILKPYLAKLHPVQREGVLKNWHYSASDGSGYNRNNLLIARQILLKNGYRYNAKGQLLDRKNKPIQFEFLIQPSDAVREITPFVRHLKRLGIQLNIRQVDTPQYYERMRTQDFDMTLQTMPQSLTPGKEQVQLWGSTSAHQVGNYNYSGIQNPVIDQMIQQLIQAPDRKQVVVQTRILDRLLRAGYYQIPTYGKADQWYAYWNMYQKPARSPQLNVGLDYWWSDAKQAKKVGEYLGRAAKP
- a CDS encoding ABC transporter ATP-binding protein, yielding MHLTLDANRTASILEVNALSIQSAERVLVDQLSFELRAGQTLALVGESGSGKSISALALMGLLPKTLQVQGSVLLDGKNLLALKDAQFRSIRGQKIAMVFQEPMTALNSLHRVEKIVAETLWLQGWSKTQARQRVIALLEDVGIANPESVLQRFPYELSGGQRQRVMIAMALVQEPDILIADEPTTALDVMLQVQILDLLKSLQQRHKMAMILISHDLNLVKHYADDVVVIHQGKVVEQGAVMQIFEKSQSAYIQNLINHSFGQAIHVQNAAPLLSLKQLEVKFPIKKGWLNRATQYLAAIEALDLSLARGHSLGVVGESGAGKSSLALAVARLIESRGQIQFGEHDLNQLSQKALRPLRGDFQIVFQDPFASLNPRVSVEQIIMEGLTLKPLSLFERTQRVENVLSQVELPVTFKSYYPHELSGGQRQRVALARALVLEPKLLILDEPTSALDRSTQRSILALLRRLQQEQGISYLFISHDLQVVRALCQQVLVLRHGRIVELQATEQLFEQPQSDYTRRLIQASQYQ
- a CDS encoding LysM peptidoglycan-binding domain-containing protein encodes the protein MYKSAAIFGQPMLPTLFKITVLGSALATLGLAGCSSTQSATQTSKSKQVGSSYLDANSLDSLEDLLSATDMRAVEGDRLLVLKHGDVWKRMTVGFKMNTDHWNPRIDAQRGWFISRQPYLDRLSARASRYLYHTVKEAERRGLPTELALLPVIESSYDPAATSSAAAAGLWQFIPSTGRIYGLKQSSQYDGRRDVVESTRAAYEFLGSLYNQFGSWELALAAYNAGPGRIQQAINRNKAAGLPTDYWSLKLPEETMNYVPRFLAVAQIIKNPNAYNINLPPIANRPHFREVTVGAVSLNEVASITGLSRAELYQLNPGHRGEWIDGASPMRILIPADLSPSVDVRLKKLQGGSGGLWASANTKLPENNQTIQPSKIEPPTLNTKSITPSKTTPPVLATTTTKNTTGKPATSSTLTSSSSTAIVTPTRGSTPKGSSALAAFAANSDIPSAPRIPVAVTPVTPVKPVSVEPPISAAEREQLTAAIQAEGQSKTVDEVLKPVATKAEQAEVVAEIQALAPQGTEIVDPLDGKIKLTAIQTSQSVAELQGKELTKGFAYPKSVADNTRLDSDEVKRNQGKNFVKTDSEIVIVPPKGKRSTYTVQPGDTLALIAAKNGVNWRDVAKWNQMDANATLYVGTSIYLYDAKPQAEKVEVRSTVKAETKPESYTVRANDTLTGIADEFGLSLKQLADYNGLSVTSGVRVGQKLSLKETAQSRAKTSDEKATSQTKVATQSYTVKRGEYLKLIADRYALSNQELADLTPGLNAGSNLLVGQKINVPVNDVKSLTTSSAKASPVKAEPQFKVESYKVQRGDTLYSIASQSKMSLSELADLNNLSTNSGLQVGQSIKIPTGSTVPDTYTVQSGDSLTAIASKYNLGMDYIADLNNMSRTAGLRTGQKLKLTGEVTTVETPKTVEKQSTTSNNSTDIHVVKSGETLNSIARKYHLQLNYLAELNNLSRTANVRVGQRLKIEGDVDSAPIKTETVAAKPQATSVRATESYKVKSGESLNSIANRAGMSVSELASLNNLSPRAGLQVGQTIQIPKLITQYTVKRGDTLIGLASRYGMDTAQLAELNDIKPNTQLRIGDVIKVPN
- a CDS encoding ABC transporter permease encodes the protein MSPILQAGFKRFKQNKLGLSCCILFICVFVLSLAAELIANDKPLLVKYDHALYFPVLKHYPETTFGGVFETETEYKDPVVQQLIQAKGWAMWPLIQYSYQTPNVDLTVPVPSPPTMQNWLGTDDQGRDVLTRVLYGLRVSLLFGFILTFSSAVLGIVIGAIQGYYGGWVDLIGQRILEVWGGLPMLFMVMILVSMFSPNIYWLFFIMLLFSWTILVPLVRAEFLRARQLDYVRAARSLGVTNRAIIFRHILPNAISSSLSQLPFILTANITALTALDFLGYGLPPDAASLGELLLQGKNNLNAPWLALSGFFSLAIVLALLMYIGEALRDAFDPRRQ
- a CDS encoding NADH:flavin oxidoreductase/NADH oxidase family protein — its product is MSQLASAIDIGQVHFKNKMIKGAMSEALANHAGQPNHLHLGLYEAWAKGGLGCAITGNVMVDFRAKNEPGVVVIETERDLESLKKWAAIGKKHGMVQLVQLSHPGRQCPKGLNKETVAPSAVPFSPALAMSFGTPRALREDEILDIIQRFASSAAICEKAGFEGVQLHGAHGYLISQFLSPLTNKRQDQWGGSAENRMRFLLEIYKAVRAATSDQFIISVKLNSADFQRGGISEEDVIATFKAIDAAGIDLIEISGGSYEAPAMAGVKQEKRKASTIAREAYFLEFAEKIREHVQCKLMVTGGFRTVAGMNAALESGACDFIGMARPFAVEPDVTNRLIAGQDVRYAVDKIKTGISMIDKMAIMEVIWYAAQFKDIAEGKQPNPKLSPLKVFFNYLKGNVKAVIKGQVNSRKSA
- a CDS encoding microcin C ABC transporter permease YejB, which encodes MRMYIFKRLLLIVPTLFLILLINFAVIQIAPGGPVEQAIQQAEVMQTLGNLGGAGSNVYQGAQGLSDEMLAKIKAHYGFDQPMHVRFFEMVKNYAQLDFGTSFFKDQPVTALIKDKLPVSMSLGLWSALLIYLISIPLGIKKARLHGTVFDQSTSLLLAVAYAVPAFIFAILLIVFFAGGSYFQWFPLQGLVSENFADLSLWGKIKDYFWHMALPLLAMVIGGFATVTYLTKYSFMEELSKPYVLTARSKGLTESQVLYGHVFRNAILIVVAGLPEALIAYFFVGNLFIEIIFNLDGLGLLGFEAILQRDYPVIFGTLFIFTLLGLLLRLIGDVLYQLIDPRIHFDSQGRG